The Deltaproteobacteria bacterium genome window below encodes:
- a CDS encoding ankyrin repeat domain-containing protein has product MGTGEPRVPQPFTVEQRLLDAVSRADRQTIERALERGAQLTAKDDIGRSVVLLAVLDAANLELVRWLHEKGAALDQADAGGRTPLSFACEAGRLDIARYLIENGAAVDRGDVQQRTPLLHAALGNHQAVAAFLLDHKANVNGRDQFGDTPLIVACAKGHGEVAALLLQRGADPTLKDQEGRTAQERAAAGTEACRGPGAK; this is encoded by the coding sequence ATGGGAACAGGTGAGCCCCGCGTCCCGCAACCGTTCACGGTCGAACAGCGTCTACTCGATGCCGTCAGCCGCGCCGACCGCCAGACCATCGAGCGCGCGTTGGAGCGCGGCGCGCAGCTGACGGCGAAGGACGACATCGGGCGCTCGGTCGTGCTCCTCGCGGTGCTCGACGCTGCCAACCTCGAGCTAGTGCGCTGGCTCCATGAGAAAGGCGCCGCCCTCGACCAGGCGGACGCCGGTGGTCGCACCCCGCTCAGCTTCGCCTGCGAAGCTGGGCGCCTCGATATCGCACGCTATTTGATCGAGAACGGCGCCGCCGTCGATCGCGGCGATGTGCAACAGCGAACCCCGCTGTTGCACGCCGCCCTTGGAAATCATCAGGCGGTGGCGGCCTTCCTGCTCGACCACAAAGCGAACGTGAACGGCCGCGATCAATTCGGCGACACGCCGCTGATCGTGGCCTGCGCCAAAGGCCACGGCGAGGTGGCAGCGCTGTTGCTGCAGCGCGGCGCCGACCCGACGTTGAAGGACCAAGAGGGACGCACGGCCCAAGAGCGCGCCGCTGCGGGAACCGAGGCGTGCCGCGGCCCCGGCGCCAAGTAG